A single region of the Syntrophales bacterium genome encodes:
- a CDS encoding molybdopterin-dependent oxidoreductase: protein MNVTRREFIQITGASAAGLAVSGLGFDLSPVKAHAQMLKTKYAKETTTICCYCAVGCGAIVHTSKKGDGRVINIEGDPDHVINRGSLCSKGASISQLTENENRLVEPMYRAPHAKEWKKVSWDWALTEIAKRVKETRDAAFEYKNAKGQVVNR from the coding sequence ATGAATGTTACTCGAAGGGAGTTTATCCAGATTACTGGTGCTTCGGCAGCCGGTCTTGCGGTAAGCGGCCTTGGGTTTGACCTTTCGCCGGTCAAAGCCCATGCGCAAATGCTCAAGACAAAATATGCCAAAGAGACCACCACAATCTGCTGCTATTGCGCGGTGGGATGCGGTGCTATTGTGCATACCAGTAAGAAGGGCGACGGTCGTGTCATCAACATCGAAGGTGATCCGGATCATGTAATCAACAGGGGTTCGCTTTGTTCAAAGGGCGCTTCGATCTCTCAGCTTACTGAGAATGAAAACAGACTTGTTGAGCCCATGTACAGAGCGCCACATGCTAAAGAGTGGAAAAAGGTTTCATGGGACTGGGCGCTAACGGAAATCGCCAAAAGGGTTAAGGAAACAAGGGATGCAGCATTTGAATACAAAAATGCCAAAGGGCAGGTGGTAAACCG